From the Periophthalmus magnuspinnatus isolate fPerMag1 chromosome 1, fPerMag1.2.pri, whole genome shotgun sequence genome, one window contains:
- the LOC117391410 gene encoding hydroxycarboxylic acid receptor 2-like, which yields MNSSEADSVQVNATSHPLWYLYPVCEAEPFAFVFYYGVKVLNLVVGTPCNLLVIWHIASRKSDASTSDIFILNLAVLDAYFCLMTPIDLVNRLLLGNGRIWSFQRFAYGVKDSAPLFLVCICLDRYMAVVHPVVFSRVRDNKLRVLVSVLVWGLVLSYGLAKSLVYNFLVQFELFTAIILLAFGVMLFSNVSIIWVLRRSVAGKEEMHPVKKRAFRMVLIILAIIVVNYLPPVALMPFASRYSFIEYHCKIVLSVYLIMDLSSSIEPLVYITKMEGAVCCGHQTKGPDAPTTG from the exons ATGAACTCCTCTGAGGCGGACAGTGTGCAGGTGAATGCCACCTCACATCCGCTCTGGTACCTGTACCCGGTGTGTGAAGCTGAACCTTTCGCATTTGTCTTCTACTACGGCGTTAAAGTGCTCAACCTGGTGGTGGGCACTCCCTGTAACCTGCTGGTCATCTGGCACATCGCGTCCAGGAAGAGCGATGCGTCCACCTCCGACATCTTCATCTTAAACCTGGCCGTACTGGATGCCTACTTCTGCCTCATGACGCCCATTGACCTAGTTAACCGACTGCTGCTGGGCAACGGGCGCATCTGGAGCTTCCAGCGCTTCGCCTACGGGGTCAAGGACTCAGCCCCACTCTTCCTC GTGTGCATCTGCCTGGACCGGTACATGGCTGTGGTGCACCCGGTCGTCTTCAGCCGTGTGCGGGACAATAAGCTGCGTGTGCTGGTGTCTGTGCTGGTGTGGGGGCTGGTGCTGAGCTACGGCCTGGCCAAGAGCCTGGTATATAACTTCCTGGTGCAGTTTGAGCTCTTCACTGCCATCATCCTGTTAGCCTTTGGCGTCATGCTCTTCTCTAACGTGTCCATCATCTGGGTGCTGCGGCGCTCGGTGGCGGGGAAGGAGGAGATGCACCCAGTGAAGAAGAGGGCTTTCCGCATGGTCCTCATCATCCTGGCTATCATTGTGGTCAACTACCTGCCCCCCGTGGCCCTGATGCCCTTCGCCTCACGATACAGCTTCATCGAGTACCACTGTAAGATCGTCTTGAGTGTCTACCTCATCatggacctgagcagcagcattgAGCCGCTCGTCTACATCACCAAGATGGAGGGGGCTGTCTGTTGCGGGCACCAGACCAAGGGCCCCGATGCGCCCACGACTGGCTAA
- the sun2 gene encoding SUN domain-containing protein 2 isoform X2 has product MSRRSTRLISGGYYHSDEESDSSSVTTISYRENPVKVFKKKSGGRKKRSETDVSPVSSRTSPEQTQEASPANWRAISRPALRSPTPVPSAPSAPSAPSPLGTTRSRPVLHFQLQPERAQSGVDSSGYSSSEDPRRSSSSCSGSGPRGGAGARTASRAVSREWLTDAASRLKDVATGAMAVVQSSSSRVVQLARSGWPFTPAAGVRSVTAKPSSSARMKKLCGLLPLLLLLLLLLLLLGAWWTSLLSGLIFRTGPSLTVPAESIPGSPPAALDAAVVSAAVEAKLRYIQREMQLKNDLLVAELKRQVQMELQVIRQSSEQKEQRQEQKQAQRQEQEQRQEQQQERRLLDLQSTLQQLQSHSERSAEDLLLRLSALEEQMSQMEQKADPLVAPLPAPIPSPSLSPELEQALDVWLTRRLQAAAHTGTSGTCGTCGRPLADKMADFALESQGASVISTRCSETYRTRSACVSLFGLPLWYPSESPRTVIQGPAVLLPGKCWAFHGVQGILVIALSHPIRISHVSLDHLPRHNSPTGRIDSAPKDFQVYGMTNETEQGTLLGTFTYDEDGEPTQTFSLPGLTEEVYNMVELRVLSNWGHVQYTCVYRFRVHGQLAST; this is encoded by the exons ATGTCTCGCCGTAGCACGCGCCTGATCTCGGGGGGATACTACCACTCAGACGAAGAGTCGGACTCCAGCAGCGTCACCACTATCTCCTACAGAGAGAACCCTGTCAA GGTGTTTAAGAAGAAAAGCGGAGGCCGAAAGAAGCGGTCAGAGACAGATGTGAGTCCTGTCAGCTCCAGGACTAGTCCGGAGCAGACACAGGAGG CTTCACCTGCAAACTGGAGAGCTATCTCCAGACCGGCCCTGCGGAGTCCTACCCCTGTCCCCTCAGCCCCGtctgccccctctgccccctcccctcttGGAACCACCAGGAGCAGGCCTGTGTTACACTTCCAGCTCCAGCCAGAACGTGCCCAGAGCGGGGTGGACAGTTCAGGGTACTCATCGTCCGAAGACCCCCGCAGGAGTTCCAGCAGCTGCAGCGGCAGTGGACCAAGGGGCGGTGCAGGGGCCCGGACAGCGTCTAGGGCGGTGTCCAGGGAGTGGCTGACCGACGCTGCGTCCAGACTGAAAG ATGTGGCGACAGGAGCGATGGCAGTGGTCCAATCCAGTAGCAGTAGGGTCGTCCAGCTGGCTCGCTCCGGTTGGCCCTTCACACCGGCCGCGGGTGTCAGGAGTGTCACGG CAAAGCCCTCGTCCAGCGCTCGGATGAAGAAGCTGTGTGGCCTGCTcccgctcctgctcctcctcctcctgctcctcctcctccttg GTGCCTGGTGGACTTCCCTCCTTTCTGGACTGATCTTCAGGACTGGACCCTCCCTGACAGTCCCTGCTGAGTCCATCCCTGGTTCTCCGCCTGCTGCTCTG GACGCTGCCGTTGTGTCTGCTGCTGTAGAGGCGAAGCTGCGGTATATTCAG AGAGAAATGCAACTTAAAAATGACCTTCTTGTGGCCGAG CTGAAGCGACAGGTGCAAATGGAGCTGCAggtgatcagacagagcagtgagcagaaggagcagagacaggagcagaaacaggcccagagacaggagcaggagcagcgacaggagcagcagcaggagcggCGCCTGTTGGATCTTCAGTCCACCCTGCAGCAGCTCCAGTCCCACAGTGAAAGGTCTGCAGAGGACCTTCTCCTCAGGCTGAGCGCGCTAGAGGAGCAG atGTCCCAGATGGAGCAGAAAGCAGATCCCCTTGTGGCCCCTCTCCCGGCCCCCAtcccttccccctccctctccccagagCTGGAGCAGGCCCTGGACGTGTGGCTGACCCGGCGCCTGCAG GCTGCTGCCCACACGGGGACCTCAGGGACATGTGGGACCTGTGGACGTCCTCTGGCggacaagatggccgacttcgcCCTGGAGTCTCAGG gggccAGCGTGATCAGCACTCGTTGCTCGGAGACATATCGGACTCGCTCGGCCTGTGTGTCCCTGTTTGGCCTGCCGCTGTGGTACCCCTCAGAGAGCCCCCGCACTGTCATCCAG GGTCCGGCCGTGCTGCTCCCAGGGAAGTGCTGGGCGTTCCATGGTGTTCAGGGCATTCTGGTTATCGCTCTGTCTCATCCAATCAGAATCAGCCATGTGAGCCTGGATCACCTGCCCCGCCACAACTCCCCCACAGGTCGCATCGATTCCGCCCCCAAGGACTTCCAAGTCTAT GGCATGACCAATGAAACAGAGCAGGGGACATTACTGGGAACCTTCACGTACGACGAGGACGGGGAGCCCACACAGACCTTCAGCCTCCCT GGCCTGACTGAGGAAGTGTACAATATGGTGGAGCTGAGGGTCCTATCTAACTGGGGGCATGTGCAGTATACATGTGTGTACCGCTTCCGTGTGCACGGACAACTGGCCTCCACATGA
- the sun2 gene encoding SUN domain-containing protein 2 isoform X1 produces MSRRSTRLISGGYYHSDEESDSSSVTTISYRENPVKVFKKKSGGRKKRSETDVSPVSSRTSPEQTQEASPANWRAISRPALRSPTPVPSAPSAPSAPSPLGTTRSRPVLHFQLQPERAQSGVDSSGYSSSEDPRRSSSSCSGSGPRGGAGARTASRAVSREWLTDAASRLKDVATGAMAVVQSSSSRVVQLARSGWPFTPAAGVRSVTAKPSSSARMKKLCGLLPLLLLLLLLLLLLGAWWTSLLSGLIFRTGPSLTVPAESIPGSPPAALDAAVVSAAVEAKLRYIQREMQLKNDLLVAELKRQVQMELQVIRQSSEQKEQRQEQKQAQRQEQEQRQEQQQERRLLDLQSTLQQLQSHSERSAEDLLLRLSALEEQMSQMEQKADPLVAPLPAPIPSPSLSPELEQALDVWLTRRLQDQAAAHTGTSGTCGTCGRPLADKMADFALESQGASVISTRCSETYRTRSACVSLFGLPLWYPSESPRTVIQGPAVLLPGKCWAFHGVQGILVIALSHPIRISHVSLDHLPRHNSPTGRIDSAPKDFQVYGMTNETEQGTLLGTFTYDEDGEPTQTFSLPGLTEEVYNMVELRVLSNWGHVQYTCVYRFRVHGQLAST; encoded by the exons ATGTCTCGCCGTAGCACGCGCCTGATCTCGGGGGGATACTACCACTCAGACGAAGAGTCGGACTCCAGCAGCGTCACCACTATCTCCTACAGAGAGAACCCTGTCAA GGTGTTTAAGAAGAAAAGCGGAGGCCGAAAGAAGCGGTCAGAGACAGATGTGAGTCCTGTCAGCTCCAGGACTAGTCCGGAGCAGACACAGGAGG CTTCACCTGCAAACTGGAGAGCTATCTCCAGACCGGCCCTGCGGAGTCCTACCCCTGTCCCCTCAGCCCCGtctgccccctctgccccctcccctcttGGAACCACCAGGAGCAGGCCTGTGTTACACTTCCAGCTCCAGCCAGAACGTGCCCAGAGCGGGGTGGACAGTTCAGGGTACTCATCGTCCGAAGACCCCCGCAGGAGTTCCAGCAGCTGCAGCGGCAGTGGACCAAGGGGCGGTGCAGGGGCCCGGACAGCGTCTAGGGCGGTGTCCAGGGAGTGGCTGACCGACGCTGCGTCCAGACTGAAAG ATGTGGCGACAGGAGCGATGGCAGTGGTCCAATCCAGTAGCAGTAGGGTCGTCCAGCTGGCTCGCTCCGGTTGGCCCTTCACACCGGCCGCGGGTGTCAGGAGTGTCACGG CAAAGCCCTCGTCCAGCGCTCGGATGAAGAAGCTGTGTGGCCTGCTcccgctcctgctcctcctcctcctgctcctcctcctccttg GTGCCTGGTGGACTTCCCTCCTTTCTGGACTGATCTTCAGGACTGGACCCTCCCTGACAGTCCCTGCTGAGTCCATCCCTGGTTCTCCGCCTGCTGCTCTG GACGCTGCCGTTGTGTCTGCTGCTGTAGAGGCGAAGCTGCGGTATATTCAG AGAGAAATGCAACTTAAAAATGACCTTCTTGTGGCCGAG CTGAAGCGACAGGTGCAAATGGAGCTGCAggtgatcagacagagcagtgagcagaaggagcagagacaggagcagaaacaggcccagagacaggagcaggagcagcgacaggagcagcagcaggagcggCGCCTGTTGGATCTTCAGTCCACCCTGCAGCAGCTCCAGTCCCACAGTGAAAGGTCTGCAGAGGACCTTCTCCTCAGGCTGAGCGCGCTAGAGGAGCAG atGTCCCAGATGGAGCAGAAAGCAGATCCCCTTGTGGCCCCTCTCCCGGCCCCCAtcccttccccctccctctccccagagCTGGAGCAGGCCCTGGACGTGTGGCTGACCCGGCGCCTGCAG GACCAGGCTGCTGCCCACACGGGGACCTCAGGGACATGTGGGACCTGTGGACGTCCTCTGGCggacaagatggccgacttcgcCCTGGAGTCTCAGG gggccAGCGTGATCAGCACTCGTTGCTCGGAGACATATCGGACTCGCTCGGCCTGTGTGTCCCTGTTTGGCCTGCCGCTGTGGTACCCCTCAGAGAGCCCCCGCACTGTCATCCAG GGTCCGGCCGTGCTGCTCCCAGGGAAGTGCTGGGCGTTCCATGGTGTTCAGGGCATTCTGGTTATCGCTCTGTCTCATCCAATCAGAATCAGCCATGTGAGCCTGGATCACCTGCCCCGCCACAACTCCCCCACAGGTCGCATCGATTCCGCCCCCAAGGACTTCCAAGTCTAT GGCATGACCAATGAAACAGAGCAGGGGACATTACTGGGAACCTTCACGTACGACGAGGACGGGGAGCCCACACAGACCTTCAGCCTCCCT GGCCTGACTGAGGAAGTGTACAATATGGTGGAGCTGAGGGTCCTATCTAACTGGGGGCATGTGCAGTATACATGTGTGTACCGCTTCCGTGTGCACGGACAACTGGCCTCCACATGA
- the akap8l gene encoding A-kinase anchor protein 8-like isoform X1, with product MDSRGYGSGYSSWGGGGPSSRGSHADDVIAKINERLDMLSQLEGGVKGDRYDQYESMDSRSSLASSRDLYRSGSYGYGDGRGDNMLLTHRGGSGYGGGMGMGSGASFDDYSSYGVAKMRPNMREPFSGGQGASSGGWASANRHSPRRGGNTGGFGGHRGHRGQSPGGGRGKLPSLLSNRMYPESGGFHQGPSQGPSQGPHDFPGRHFGGGPRAGRQRGRKRPLNKQVKQQPQKKKRQNAEGDEPESKINKTESTGDAASAGDAPETQDKNGHGDESKASEDVSATETTEKAEPKGEDGGQGSKAQSKQTPAAQSNHQRMRKRRGFIERVMFTCSVCKFRSFYKEDMEAHLTSRFHKDHFKFLQSQLSKPTTDFLQEYLQNKLRKTEFRVGQLENHSASICQVYREQDLTRDLGLEHFIRKVEAAHCAACDLFIPMQNHLIQKHLKSPDHNYNRKAMMEQSKRASLSVARSILNHKVIGKKLESYLKGENPFFDNPDEQEPDDSMAMDVSGTELTGEQADSQPLEGLTPSDALEEAPLSLEVEGATEVSLQEGAEAVTGASLVKEDHVGQAEVAEFHPEDEGFELGDEECSFVVHDELPEGLDLQEELPAEEEEQPAEGAEQPAD from the exons ATGGACAGCCGAGGATACGGATCTG GTTATTCTAGTTGGGGAGGTGGAGGCCCCAGCAGCAGAG GGTCTCATGCTGATGATGTTATCGCCAAGATCAACGAGCGGCTGGACATGCTGTCCCAGCTGGAGGGGGGTGTGAAGGGGGACAG GTATGACCAGTATGAGTCTATGGACTCGCGCTCTTCCTTGGCCTCCTCCCGAGATCTCTACAGATCTGGTAGCTATGGTTACGGGGATGGCAGGGGTGACAACATGCTGTTGACTCACCGCGGAGGCTCTGGCTACGGAGGAGGGATGGGGATGGGTTCAGGGGCAAGCTTTGATGACTATTCCTCATACGGAGTTGCTAAAATGCGACCGAATATGAGGGAGCCCTTCAGCGGGGGCCAGGGAGCCAGCTCTGGAGGATGGGCTTCAGCCAACCGCCACAGCCCCCGACGGGGTGGCAACACGGGGGGCTTCGGTGGTCACAGGGGCCACAGGGGCCAGTCTCCAGGAGGTGGTAGAGGCAAGCTCCCATCCCTCCTGTCCAACCGCATGTACCCTGAGAGCGGGGGCTTCCACCAGGGCCCCAGCCAGGGTCCCAGCCAGGGCCCTCACGACTTCCCCGGGAGGCATTTTGGAGGGGGCCCACGGGCTGGCCGCCAGCGAGGCCGCAAGAGACCCCTTAACAAA CAGGTGAAGCAACAGCCACAGAAGAAGAAGCGGCAGAATGCAGAAGGAGATGAGCCCGAGtcgaaaataaacaaaacagagtCAACAGGAGACGCTGCCTCCGCTGGTGATGCTCCAG AGACACAAGACAAGAACGGACATGGGGACGAATCCAAGGCTTCAGAG GACGTGTCGGCCACAGAAACTACAGAAAAAG CTGAGCCAAAGGGGGAGGATGGAGGTCAGGGGAGCAAGGCCCAGAGCAAGCAGACCCCAGCGGCCCAGAGCAACCACcagaggatgaggaagaggaggggcttCATTGAGCG GGTGATGTTTACCTGCTCAGTGTGCAAGTTCCGCTCTTTCTACAAGGAGGACATGGAAGCCCACCTCACCAGCCGCTTCCATAAAGACCACTTCAAGTTCCTCCAAAGTCAGCTGTCCAAACCCACCACGGACTTCCTGCAG GAGTATCTGCAGAACAAGCTGAGGAAGACAGAGTTCCGCGTGGGTCAGCTGGAGAACCATTCTGCGTCCATCTGCCAGGTGtacagggagcaggatctgaccAGAG ACCTGGGCTTGGAGCACTTCATCAGAAAGGTGGAGGCTGCTCACTGTGCCGCCTGTGACCTGTTCATTCCCATGCAGAACCACCTCATCCAAAAGCACCTCAAGTCTCCAGACCACAACTACAACCGCAAG GCCATGATGGAGCAGTCCAAGAGGGCAAGTCTGTCTGTGGCCCGCAGCATTCTCAACCACAAAGTCATCGGGAAGAAGCTGGAGAGCTATCTCAAG ggggAGAACCCTTTCTTTGATAACCCTGACGAGCAGGAGCCAGACGACTCCATGGCCATGGATGTGTCCGGGACAGAGCTCACTGGGGAGCAGGCAGACAGCCAGCCACTGGAGGGTCTCACCCCCTCTGATGCTCTGGAGGAAGCCCCTCTGAGCCTGGAGGTTGAGGGGGCTACAGAGGTGTCATtgcaggagggagcagaggcagTGACAGGTGCATCCCTGGTGAAGGAAGACCACGTGGGTCAAGCTGAAGTTGCAGAGTTCCATCCTGAGGATGAAGGCTTTGAGCTGGGAGATGAGGAGTGCTCCTTTGTGGTCCATGATGAGCTGCCAGAGGGACTGGATCTACAGGAGGAGCTCCCtgctgaggaagaggagcagcctGCAGAGGGAGCGGAGCAGCCTGCAGATTAA
- the akap8l gene encoding A-kinase anchor protein 8-like isoform X2, which produces MDSRGYGSGYSSWGGGGPSSRGSHADDVIAKINERLDMLSQLEGGVKGDRYDQYESMDSRSSLASSRDLYRSGSYGYGDGRGDNMLLTHRGGSGYGGGMGMGSGASFDDYSSYGVAKMRPNMREPFSGGQGASSGGWASANRHSPRRGGNTGGFGGHRGHRGQSPGGGRGKLPSLLSNRMYPESGGFHQGPSQGPSQGPHDFPGRHFGGGPRAGRQRGRKRPLNKVKQQPQKKKRQNAEGDEPESKINKTESTGDAASAGDAPETQDKNGHGDESKASEDVSATETTEKAEPKGEDGGQGSKAQSKQTPAAQSNHQRMRKRRGFIERVMFTCSVCKFRSFYKEDMEAHLTSRFHKDHFKFLQSQLSKPTTDFLQEYLQNKLRKTEFRVGQLENHSASICQVYREQDLTRDLGLEHFIRKVEAAHCAACDLFIPMQNHLIQKHLKSPDHNYNRKAMMEQSKRASLSVARSILNHKVIGKKLESYLKGENPFFDNPDEQEPDDSMAMDVSGTELTGEQADSQPLEGLTPSDALEEAPLSLEVEGATEVSLQEGAEAVTGASLVKEDHVGQAEVAEFHPEDEGFELGDEECSFVVHDELPEGLDLQEELPAEEEEQPAEGAEQPAD; this is translated from the exons ATGGACAGCCGAGGATACGGATCTG GTTATTCTAGTTGGGGAGGTGGAGGCCCCAGCAGCAGAG GGTCTCATGCTGATGATGTTATCGCCAAGATCAACGAGCGGCTGGACATGCTGTCCCAGCTGGAGGGGGGTGTGAAGGGGGACAG GTATGACCAGTATGAGTCTATGGACTCGCGCTCTTCCTTGGCCTCCTCCCGAGATCTCTACAGATCTGGTAGCTATGGTTACGGGGATGGCAGGGGTGACAACATGCTGTTGACTCACCGCGGAGGCTCTGGCTACGGAGGAGGGATGGGGATGGGTTCAGGGGCAAGCTTTGATGACTATTCCTCATACGGAGTTGCTAAAATGCGACCGAATATGAGGGAGCCCTTCAGCGGGGGCCAGGGAGCCAGCTCTGGAGGATGGGCTTCAGCCAACCGCCACAGCCCCCGACGGGGTGGCAACACGGGGGGCTTCGGTGGTCACAGGGGCCACAGGGGCCAGTCTCCAGGAGGTGGTAGAGGCAAGCTCCCATCCCTCCTGTCCAACCGCATGTACCCTGAGAGCGGGGGCTTCCACCAGGGCCCCAGCCAGGGTCCCAGCCAGGGCCCTCACGACTTCCCCGGGAGGCATTTTGGAGGGGGCCCACGGGCTGGCCGCCAGCGAGGCCGCAAGAGACCCCTTAACAAA GTGAAGCAACAGCCACAGAAGAAGAAGCGGCAGAATGCAGAAGGAGATGAGCCCGAGtcgaaaataaacaaaacagagtCAACAGGAGACGCTGCCTCCGCTGGTGATGCTCCAG AGACACAAGACAAGAACGGACATGGGGACGAATCCAAGGCTTCAGAG GACGTGTCGGCCACAGAAACTACAGAAAAAG CTGAGCCAAAGGGGGAGGATGGAGGTCAGGGGAGCAAGGCCCAGAGCAAGCAGACCCCAGCGGCCCAGAGCAACCACcagaggatgaggaagaggaggggcttCATTGAGCG GGTGATGTTTACCTGCTCAGTGTGCAAGTTCCGCTCTTTCTACAAGGAGGACATGGAAGCCCACCTCACCAGCCGCTTCCATAAAGACCACTTCAAGTTCCTCCAAAGTCAGCTGTCCAAACCCACCACGGACTTCCTGCAG GAGTATCTGCAGAACAAGCTGAGGAAGACAGAGTTCCGCGTGGGTCAGCTGGAGAACCATTCTGCGTCCATCTGCCAGGTGtacagggagcaggatctgaccAGAG ACCTGGGCTTGGAGCACTTCATCAGAAAGGTGGAGGCTGCTCACTGTGCCGCCTGTGACCTGTTCATTCCCATGCAGAACCACCTCATCCAAAAGCACCTCAAGTCTCCAGACCACAACTACAACCGCAAG GCCATGATGGAGCAGTCCAAGAGGGCAAGTCTGTCTGTGGCCCGCAGCATTCTCAACCACAAAGTCATCGGGAAGAAGCTGGAGAGCTATCTCAAG ggggAGAACCCTTTCTTTGATAACCCTGACGAGCAGGAGCCAGACGACTCCATGGCCATGGATGTGTCCGGGACAGAGCTCACTGGGGAGCAGGCAGACAGCCAGCCACTGGAGGGTCTCACCCCCTCTGATGCTCTGGAGGAAGCCCCTCTGAGCCTGGAGGTTGAGGGGGCTACAGAGGTGTCATtgcaggagggagcagaggcagTGACAGGTGCATCCCTGGTGAAGGAAGACCACGTGGGTCAAGCTGAAGTTGCAGAGTTCCATCCTGAGGATGAAGGCTTTGAGCTGGGAGATGAGGAGTGCTCCTTTGTGGTCCATGATGAGCTGCCAGAGGGACTGGATCTACAGGAGGAGCTCCCtgctgaggaagaggagcagcctGCAGAGGGAGCGGAGCAGCCTGCAGATTAA